In Argopecten irradians isolate NY chromosome 11, Ai_NY, whole genome shotgun sequence, one DNA window encodes the following:
- the LOC138334932 gene encoding transmembrane protein 127-like, with product MPRSSRSRESGSRRSRSSSGRSRGRHRHDREHHHHRHGHHSINSHLRQLYRFRQKQKEKNFKAASCSMIAIVVLCTALSEPRWVSLRGGGCTVGDVQRTVSAPLDHLGAYQFFYPGKFYAEDPEAGDGESIYQFGPSSDDYMHNCVTYKAVVLMKVIITFTFIAMACSLGGFLLDLIGPSKRALKILRRNAILNIIAVIMCVIINMFCYWLTAEVQALQKHTKVHIGSKVNVNFDISFFLVAAAGAVGVLATALNCLRRYPAYDDSPSEALLDDFDGMEGLLAPEPDASPMANIPPPPAYTP from the exons ATGCCTAGATCAAGTAGAAGTCGGGAGTCTGGATCTCGGCGGAGCAGATCGTCGAGTGGTCGTTCCCGTGGTCGTCACCGACACGACAGAGAGCACCACCATCATCGACATGGTCACCATTCCATCAACTCTCATCTCCGACAGCTTTACAGATTCCGACAGAAACAGAAGGAGAAGAACTTTAAGGCCGCGTCTTGTAGCATGATTGCTATTGTTGTGTTATGTACTGCACTTTCAGAACCCCGCTGGGTGTCATTAAGGGGTGGGGGTTGTACTGTAGGGGATGTACAGAGAACTGTATCAGCGCCTTTGGATCACCTTGGGGCCTACCAGTTTTTCTACCCCGGGAAATTTTATGCTGAAGATCCCGAAGCTGGTGATGGAGAGTCAATTTACCAGTTTGGTCCGTCTTCAGATGATT atatGCATAATTGTGTGACCTACAAAGCGGTCGTCCTGATGAAGGTCATTATAACCTTCACCTTCATCGCCATGGCTTGTTCCCTGGGAGGTTTCCTATTGGATCTGATTGGTCCTTCAAAAAGAGCCCTAAAGATTTTAAGGAGAAATGCCATACTGAATATAATTGCTG TGATAATGTGTGTGATCATCAACATGTTCTGCTACTGGCTGACAGCTGAAGTACAGGCTCTCCAGAAACATACCAAGGTACACATCGGCAGCAAAGTCAATGTTAACTTTGACATCAGCTTTTTCCTTGTGGCGGCCGCTGGGGCTGTGGGTGTTTTGGCCACGGCCCTGAACTGTCTTCGTCGATATCCTGCGTATGATGACAGTCCATCTGAGGCCTTGTTGGATGACTTTGATGGTATGGAGGGACTATTGGCCCCAGAACCAGACGCCTCCCCCATGGCTAACATCCCACCACCACCAGCCTACACACCTTAA